One segment of Hippopotamus amphibius kiboko isolate mHipAmp2 chromosome 2, mHipAmp2.hap2, whole genome shotgun sequence DNA contains the following:
- the LOC130844650 gene encoding olfactory receptor 11H6-like gives MENTEKLFVSKTYKCSLLFTALAFASLTALGSQNTTTHFVTEFVLLGFPGEREMQTFFFLLMLVVYLLTLLGNGAIVCAVKWDRQLHTTMYIFLGNFAFLEIWYVSSTVPNMLVNILSDTKTISFTGCFIQFYFFFSLGTAECFFLSVMAYDRYLAICRPLHYPSIMTGKFCVILVCVCWVSGFLCYPVPIVLISQLPFCGPNIIDHFVCDPGPLFALVCTPAPSTELICYIFNSMIIFGPFLSILGSYTLVLRVVLRFPSRASRTKAFSTGGSHLMVVSLFYGTLMVMYVSPTSRNPAVMQKIITLIYLAVTPLLNPLIYSLRNKDMKDALKRVLGLSINQN, from the exons ATGGAGAACACAGAGAAG CTATTTGTTAGCAAAACCTACAAATGTTCATTATTATTCACTGcattagcttttgcttctctaaCAGCTTTGGGATCCCAGAACACAACAACGCATTTTGTGACTGAGTTTGTCCTCTTGGGTTTCCCTGGTGAAAGGGAAATGCAGACCTTCTTCTTCTTGTTAATGTTGGTGGTCTATCTCCTGACGCTGCTGGGGAATGGGGCTATTGTCTGTGCAGTGAAATGGGACAGGCAGCTTCACACGACCATGTACATCTTCTTGGGAAACTTTGCCTTCCTAGAGATCTGGTATGTTTCCTCCACTGTCCCAAACATGCTGGTCAACATCCTCTCTGATACCAAGACCATCTCCTTCACTGGCTGCTTCAtccaattctatttctttttttcacttggtACAGCAGAGTGTTTCTTCTTATCAGTTATGGCCTATGATCGGTACCTGGCCATCTGTCGCCCACTACATTACCCCTCCATCATGACTGGGAAGTTCTGTGTGATCCTGGTCTGTGTTTGCTGGGTGAGTGGATTTCTCTGCTACCCAGTCCCCATTGTCCTTATCTCCCAACTTCCCTTCTGTGGACCCAACATCATTGACCACTTTGTGTGTGACCCAGGCCCATTGTTTGCGCTGGTCTGCACCCCAGCTCCTTCCACTGAGCTCATCTGTTACATCTTCAACTCAATGATTATCTTTGGGCCCTTCCTTTCCATCTTAGGATCTTATACACTGGTACTCAGAGTTGTGCTTCGTTTTCCTTCTCGTGCTAGTAGAACTAAAGCTTTCTCCACAGGCGGGTCCCACCTAATGGTGGTATCTCTGTTCTATGGAACCCTTATGGTGATGTATGTCAGCCCAACATCAAGGAACCCAGCAGTAATGCAGAAAATCATCACTTTGATATACTTAGCAGTGACTCCGCTCTTAAATCCCCTTATCTATAGTCTCCGAAACAAAGACATGAAAGATGCCCTAAAGAGAGTCCTGGGATTAAGCATTAATCAAAACTGA
- the LOC130845984 gene encoding olfactory receptor 11H7-like: MNNSATSTVTEFVLLGFPGCQELQCLLFSLFFGVYIFTMVGNGTIVCAVRWDQQLHTPMYILLGNFAFLEIWYITSTVPRMLVNFLSETKTISFVGCFLQLYFFTSLGTTEAYFLCIMAYDRYLAICRPLHYPTIMTQRLCSILMSLCWVFGFLSYSVSTVQLSQLPFCGPNTIDHFMCDMEPLMALSCAPAPVAEIIFYILSSFIIMLTLLYILGSYTLLLITVLKVPSAAGRQKAFSTCGSHLTVVCLFFGALLAMYVSPTADNSAEIQKIITLFYSVVTPFLNPLIYSLRNKEMKAALKKVLRIE; this comes from the coding sequence ATGAACAACTCAGCGACAAGCACCGTGACTGAGTTTGTCCTCCTAGGCTTCCCTGGTTGTCAAGAGTTACAATGTTTGCTCTTTTCACTGTTCTTTGGGGTCTATATATTCACCATGGTGGGAAATGGGACCATTGTTTGTGCTGTGAGGTGGGACCAACAGCTCCATACCCCAATGTATATTCTCCTAGGGAATTTTGCTTTCCTTGAAATCTGGTACATTACCTCCACTGTGCCCAGGATGCTAGTCAATTTCCTCTCAGAGACAAAAACCATCTCTTTTGTTGGCTGTTTCCTCCAGTTATATTTTTTTACTTCCCTTGGTACAACTGAGGCATATTTCCTCTGCATCATGGCATATGATCGGTACCTCGCTATCTGCCGCCCATTGCACTACCCAACCATCATGACCCAACGACTCTGCTCTATTTTGATGTCTCTTTGCTGGGTGTTTGGGTTCCTTAGCTACTCTGTCTCCACTGTGCAGCTCTCTCAATTGCCTTTCTGTGGGCCCAACACCATCGACCACTTTATGTGTGACATGGAGCCACTGATGGCTCTGTCCTGTGCCCCAGCTCCTGTCGCTGAGATTATCTTCTATATCTTGAGCTCCTTCATCATCATGCTAACTCTTCTGTACATCCTTGGCTCCTACACCCTTTTATTGATAACTGTGTTGAAAGTCCCTTCAGCAGCTGGCCGGCAGAAGGCCTTTTCCACCTGTGGATCACATCTGACAGTGGTGTGCTTATTCTTTGGGGCTCTTTTGGCAATGTATGTGAGCCCTACAGCTGATAACTCAGCTGAAATTCAGAAGATTATAACTTTGTTCTATTCTGTGGTGACTCCCTTCTTAAATCCCCTGATTTACAGCTTACGAAACAAGGAGATGAAGGCTGCACTGAAGAAAGTCTTGAGAATAGAATGA